One Candidatus Niyogibacteria bacterium CG10_big_fil_rev_8_21_14_0_10_46_36 DNA window includes the following coding sequences:
- the rsmI gene encoding 16S rRNA (cytidine(1402)-2'-O)-methyltransferase, whose translation MPRECALYVVATPIGNLGDITLRAIETLKEADVIAAEDMRVTRKILSHIGVSKQLISYREHNEEKQAKTIISLIRQGKNVALVSDAGTPGISDPGFRVVKQAQEEGVRVVSIPGPSALIASLSISGLPTDSFLFLGFPPRKAGQKKNFFRMVEAYEYTVIVYESPFRVKNTLEVIRETLGERRVFVARELTKKFEETFYGTAAEAVSWIGGKDAIKGEFVILIGKNNL comes from the coding sequence ATGCCCCGAGAATGTGCACTTTATGTAGTAGCCACGCCCATAGGAAATTTGGGCGATATTACCTTGCGTGCCATAGAAACACTCAAAGAAGCTGATGTCATTGCTGCAGAAGATATGCGTGTTACACGCAAAATCCTTTCACACATTGGGGTGTCAAAGCAGCTCATAAGCTATCGGGAGCACAATGAAGAAAAACAGGCAAAAACCATCATTTCCCTTATACGCCAAGGGAAAAATGTCGCTTTGGTATCTGACGCGGGCACGCCCGGGATATCAGACCCGGGCTTCCGTGTCGTGAAACAAGCCCAGGAAGAGGGGGTGCGCGTCGTCTCTATTCCGGGGCCGTCAGCGCTTATTGCGTCATTGAGCATTTCCGGACTCCCTACGGACAGTTTTCTTTTTTTGGGATTTCCCCCAAGGAAAGCAGGGCAGAAAAAGAATTTTTTCCGCATGGTGGAGGCGTACGAATACACGGTTATTGTGTACGAATCGCCGTTTCGCGTAAAAAATACGCTTGAGGTTATTCGTGAAACGCTCGGTGAACGCCGTGTATTTGTTGCCCGGGAGCTTACCAAAAAGTTTGAAGAGACATTTTACGGCACAGCAGCCGAAGCTGTGTCTTGGATTGGGGGCAAGGATGCGATAAAAGGAGAATTTGTTATACTAATAGGAAAGAACAATCTTTAG